In the Xanthobacteraceae bacterium genome, GGCCATCCACTTTGTCGCCGGTGAACAGCATGCGCTTCGCGCGCTCGACGCCGAGCCGGTACACCCACATCGCCGTGGTCGGGCAACCCCAGACCCGTGCCGGCATGTATCCGATCTGCGCATCCTCGCTCATGATCACGAAGTCGGAGCAGAGCGCGATGTCGGAGCCGCCCGCTACCGCGAAGCCGTGCACCTTGCAGATCACCGGACGATACGAGCGGAACAGGCTCATGAATTTTTCGGTGAACCCCATCATGAGCGCATAGTCCTTCATCGGGTCCCATGGCATTTCCTGCACGCCTGGATTGCTGCCGCCCGCTTCGGCGAACAGCGAAAGGTCGTAGCCCGCGCAGAACGCCTTGCCCGCGCCGGAGAGCACGATCACGTGCACCTTCGAGTCGGCATTGGCCTTCTCCACCGCTGCCGCCAGTTCGCCCGGCAATTCCATGTCGATGGCGTTCATCGCCTCCGGACGGTTCAGCGTCACGCGCGCGATGCGGCCGTCTTTTTCATAGGTAACGCGCGGCATTTTGGTCCTCCACTCAGCCGCTCCGGCGGCTTGTTTCGACGCGCATTATGCCGTTATGGTGCGCCCGCAAATCAAGGGCTTCGCCATGGCCGACCAGGTCGTTCCCCACTTCCACAACGATGCCGGAATTCCCGTGATCGAAATCGGTGCGCACGAGTTCAAGTGCGTCGGCGCGCGCCCGCCCTACGATCACCCGCACGTCTATCTCGACATGGGTTCGGAACACGAGATCATCTGCCCGTACTGCTCGACGCTCTACCGCTATAATCCGAAGCTCGCGGCGGGCACGTCCAACCCGCCGGAATGCGTCTATCGCGCGCCAGCCGCAGCGTAACGCAGGATCGCGCAAATGGCGCGGTCACGAACCATCCTGATCGCCGGTGCCGGGATCGGCGGCCTTGCCACGGCACTCGCATTATCGAAAGCCGGATTCCGCTCGGTCCTGTTCGAGCGTGACGCGAAGCCGGACCCAGCCGGCGCCGGTATTCAACTCTCTCCCAACGCAACGCGCGCGCTGAACGAAATCGGCGCGCTCGCGCCGTTGATGAAGCGCGCCATCGAGCCGGAGTCGCTCGTCGTGTCCAACGGCATCAACCGCGCGCTGCTCGCGGAAATGCCGCTGAAAAGCGTGATGGCGGAAAAGTTCGGCTCGCCCTATCTCGTCTGCCTGCGGCCCGACCTGCACGAGACCCTGCTCTCGCTTGCCTCCGATCATGCCGACATAGAAATCCGCTACGGCATTTCGATCGGCGATTTTGCAATTCATAATCGCGGCATCACCGCGCTGGCGTACAAAGGTACGCAGGCGGAAGAGATCAACGGCCTCGCGCTGATCGGCGCGGACGGAATCCGCTCCCT is a window encoding:
- a CDS encoding crotonase/enoyl-CoA hydratase family protein — protein: MPRVTYEKDGRIARVTLNRPEAMNAIDMELPGELAAAVEKANADSKVHVIVLSGAGKAFCAGYDLSLFAEAGGSNPGVQEMPWDPMKDYALMMGFTEKFMSLFRSYRPVICKVHGFAVAGGSDIALCSDFVIMSEDAQIGYMPARVWGCPTTAMWVYRLGVERAKRMLFTGDKVDGREAERMGLVLKAVPAAELDGEVERFAERLASVPVNQLMMQKLMISQAYENMGLRTTQMFATLFDGITRHSPEGMAFKRRAETVGWKQAVRERDLGTYDWTADKPINRAD
- a CDS encoding zinc-finger domain-containing protein, with the protein product MADQVVPHFHNDAGIPVIEIGAHEFKCVGARPPYDHPHVYLDMGSEHEIICPYCSTLYRYNPKLAAGTSNPPECVYRAPAAA